Proteins encoded in a region of the Trypanosoma brucei gambiense DAL972 chromosome 6, complete sequence genome:
- a CDS encoding CPC cysteine peptidase, Clan CA, family C1,Cathepsin B-like, putative produces MHLMRACITFYIASTAVVAVNAALVAEDAPVLSKAFVDRVNRLNRGIWKAKYDGVMQNITLREAKRLNGVIKKNNNASILPKRRFTEEEARAPLPSSFDSAEAWPNCPTIPQIADQSACGSCWAVAAASAMSDRFCTMGGVQDVHISAGDLLACCSDCGDGCNGGDPDRAWAYFSSTGLVSDYCQPYPFPHCSHHSKSKNGYPPCSQFNFDTPKCNYTCDDPTIPVVNYRSWTSYALQGEDDYMRELFFRGPFEVAFDVYEDFIAYNSGVYHHVSGQYLGGHAVRLVGWGTSNGVPYWKIANSWNTEWGMDGYFLIRRGSSECGIEDGGSAGIPLAPNTA; encoded by the coding sequence ATGCATCTCATGCGTGCCTGCATCACATTTTATATCGCTTCGACGGCTGTAGTCGCCGTAAACGCCGCCCTCGTTGCTGAAGACGCGCCCGTCCTCTCCAAGGCTTTCGTCGACCGCGTGAACCGCCTCAACCGCGGGATTTGGAAGGCGAAGTACGATGGCGTCATGCAAAACATAACATTGCGCGAGGCGAAGCGGCTCAACGGTGTTattaaaaagaataataacgCCAGCATCCTTCCGAAGAGGCGATTCACCGAGGAAGAGGCCCGTGCCCCGCTTCCCAGCAGCTTCGATTCCGCTGAAGCTTGGCCCAACTGCCCCACCATCCCACAAATTGCAGATCAGTCCGCCTGTGGCTCCTGCTGGGCAGTCGCTGCGGCCTCAGCCATGTCCGACCGATTTTGTACGATGGGGGGTGTGCAGGACGTCCATATCTCAGCAGGTGACTTGCTTGCGTGCTGCAGTGATTGTGGCGATGGCTGTAATGGTGGCGATCCGGATAGGGCGTGGGCGTACTTTAGCTCAACAGGCCTCGTTTCGGACTACTGCCAACCCTACCCATTTCCCCATTGCTCACACcacagcaaaagcaaaaatgggTACCCTCCCTGTTCTCAGTTCAACTTTGACACGCCCAAGTGCAATTACACGTGCGATGACCCGACAATCCCCGTTGTCAACTACCGTTCCTGGACGAGCTATGCGCTTCAAGGGGAGGATGACTACATGCGTGAGTTGTTCTTCCGCGGTCCATTTGAGGTGGCGTTTGATGTCTACGAAGACTTCATCGCCTACAACAGCGGCGTCTACCACCACGTTTCAGGACAATATCTCGGAGGACATGCGGTGAGGCTCGTTGGGTGGGGCACATCAAACGGAGTGCCGTACTGGAAGATTGCCAACAGCTGGAACACCGAGTGGGGAATGGACGGTTACTTTCTCATCCGCCGCGGAAGTAGCGAATGCGGCATCGAGGATGGCGGTTCTGCTGGCATTCCTCTTGCACCCAACACGGCGTAG